A genomic segment from Sciurus carolinensis chromosome 1, mSciCar1.2, whole genome shotgun sequence encodes:
- the Kifc2 gene encoding LOW QUALITY PROTEIN: kinesin-like protein KIFC2 (The sequence of the model RefSeq protein was modified relative to this genomic sequence to represent the inferred CDS: deleted 3 bases in 3 codons) — MYAFYSLLIYIFYSLFRRDGGAAATADPEDPAQRTHCKPRGRRRPDQLTPELWTELTDLAAGCSESEDGPEGGAEDRPAEVSLEEALMRLAEFLSVQLGAEESCENPPDLGKPGEVPPLLTVTSQLLALLAWIRSPRGRQVLLQGTHPASKVQPPTPDESLAQEDNPYQPAPIQGEVPRGEAQGQQFSQLEEEQRAWQRLEQLILGQLEEMRQQLEQQEEELGRLRLGVGATDSEKRIQHLTLENEALKQSLSLTRDLLLHWGPGPLNRAPQEEAEALLELQGRLQEAQDTTEALRVQLGVQEVQLQGLRGALQQLQQETEQNCRRELQQVHGQLAGLRARMASLRQGCGDLRGLVSTFTQSCQGSLSEAQGQVSWALGALSAGGTGTQLPEGQQGPPTGCPGRLLELKGNIRVLCRLRPGTPCSLVSVEAGPGGTVTTCYRGRQRRFHLDWVFSPDASQEEVFGELEPAVLSCLQGYSVCIFTYGQTGTGKTYSMEGPPEDPGIAPRALQSLFREMGTGGQHRVTLSMVEIYNEAVRDLLAPGPPERLSVRQGSAGQGGIHVAGLTHWDVPNLETLHQMLSQGRSNRATAATAMNPRSSRSHALVTLTLCEASPLRAPGTAGTLHLVDLAGSERAWKAGAAGAQRGDPNSARRLREAQTINRSLLALGGVMAALRARRSHVPFRDSQLTRLLQPALGPGTTAVLLLQISTRPEDLGETVCSLKFAERVGQVELGPARRRKAPRSGTPSSLSTDTPLTGTPCTPTPSPGSPPSPSPGSGSCSALEPPGNLPT, encoded by the exons ATGTACGCCTTCTACTCGCTTCTCATCTACATCTTCTACAGCCTCTTCCGCAGGGATGGAGGTGCAGCGGCGACCGCCGACCCTGAGGATCCTGCCCAG AGAACCCACTGCAAGCCTAGAGGTCGTCGTCGCCCCGACCAGCTTACGCCAGAACTGTGGACCGAGCTGACAGACCTGGCCG CGGGCTGCTCGGAGTCTGAGGATGGGCCTGAAGGGGGAGCAGAGGACCGCCCAGCCGAGGTGTCCCTGGAAGAGGCTCTTATGCGCCTTGCTGAGTTCCTCTCGGTCCAGCTGGGGGCAGAAGAGAGCTGCGAGAATCCTCCCGACTTGGGCAAG CCTGGGGAGGTTCCTCCACTGTTGACAGTGACCAGTCAGCTCTTGGCTCTTCTGGCATGGATTCGGAGCCCCAGGGGGAGGCAGGTCCTGCTCCAGGGGACTCATCCAGCCTCCAAAGTGCAGCCCCCCACTCCAGATG AATCCCTCGCTCAAGAAGATAACCCTTACCAGCCTGCTCCCATCCAAGGGGAGGTACCAAGGGGTGAGGCCCAGGGGCAGCAGTTTTCTCAAttggaggaggagcagagagctTGGCAGAGGCTGGAGCAGCTCATCCTTGGACAG CTGGAAGAAATGAGGCAGCAGCTGGAGCaacaggaggaggagctgggcagaCTGCGTCTGGGAGTG GGGGCAACAGACTCAGAGAAAAGGATTCAGCATCTCACACTGGAGAATGAGGCCCTGAAACAGAGCCTAAGCCTCACTCGGGACCTCCTGCTGCACTGGGGCCCTGGCCCTCTCAACAGGGCCCCACAG gaggaggcagaggcactGTTGGAGCTCCAGGGCCGGCTTCAGGAGGCCCAGGACACCACAGAAGCCCTACGAGTCCAG CTGGGGGTGCAGGAGGTGCAGCTGCAGGGCCTCCGAGGGGCCCTTCAGCAGCTTCAGCAGGAGACGGAGCAGAACTGCAGACGGGAACTACAGCAGGTGCATGGGCAGCTGGCAG gacttcgggcacgGATGGCCAGCCTGCGCCAGGGCTGTGGTGACCTCAGAGGACTGGTCAGCACCTTTACCCAGAGCTGTCAGGGTTCGCTGAGTGAGGCCCAGGGCCAG GTATCCTGGGCCCTGGGGGCATTGTCAGCTGGAGGGACTGGGACTCAGCTCCCTGAGGGGCAGCAGGGGCCCCCAACTGGATGCCCAGGGCGGCTGCTGGAGCTTAAGG GGAATATTCGTGTGTTATGTCGGCTGAGGCCAGGTACACCCTGCAGCTTGGTGAGTGTGGAGGCTGGACCAGGGGGCACAGTCACCACCTGCTATCGAGGGCGCCAGCGTCGTTTCCACCTGGACTGGGTCTTCTCTCCAGATGCCAGCCAGGAGGAG GTCTTTGGAGAGCTGGAACCAGCTGTGTTGTCCTGCCTCCAAGGCTACAGTGTCTGCATCTTCACCTACGGCCAGACCGGGACTGGAAAGACATACAGCATGGAG ggcccacctgaggacCCAGGCATAGCTCCCAGGGCGCTGCAGTCGCTGTTCAGGGAAATGGGGACTGGA GGGCAGCACCGTGTGACCCTCAGCATGGTGGAGATCTACAACGAGGCTGTCAG GGACCTCCTGGCCCCAGGACCTCCCGAGCGCCTCTCTGTGAGGCAGGGCTCAGCAGGACAGGGGGGAATCCATGTAGCTGGCCTCACACACTGGGATGTGCCCAACCTGGAGACTTTGCACCAG ATGTTGAGCCAGGGGAGAAGCAACCGGGCCACCGCCGCCACCGCCATGAACCCACGCAGCTCCCGATCCCACGCCCTCGTTACGCTGACCCTGTGCGAAGCTTCTCCACTACGTGCTCCAGGCACCGCAG GCACTCTGCACCTGGTGGACCTGGCGGGATCTGAGCGTGCATGGAAGGCGGGGGCGGCTGGTGCGCAGCGAGGAGATCCCAACAGTGCCCGGCGG CTGCGGGAGGCCCAGACTATCAACCGCTCGCTGCTGGCGCTGGGGGGCGTGATGGCTGCGTTGCGCGCCCGCCGGTCGCACGTGCCCTTCCGTGACTCGCAGCTTACGCGTTTGTTGCAGCCGGCTCTTGGTCCGGGTACCACCGCAGTGCTGCTACTGCAG ATCTCCACTAGGCCAGAGGATCTTGGGGAGACTGTCTGCTCGCTCAAGTTCGCTGAGCGAGTGGGTCAAGTGGAGCTGGGACCAGCCCGGCGCCGCAAGGCACCACGCTCTGGGACTCCCTCTTCCCTCAGTACTGACACCCCACTCACTGGGACC CCTTGCACTCCTACGCCGTCTCCTGGCAGCCCTCCAAGCCCCAGCCCCGGCAGCGGCTCATGCTCTGCACTAGAGCCTCCAGGGAACCTTCCCACCTAG
- the Foxh1 gene encoding LOW QUALITY PROTEIN: forkhead box protein H1 (The sequence of the model RefSeq protein was modified relative to this genomic sequence to represent the inferred CDS: inserted 1 base in 1 codon; deleted 4 bases in 4 codons) encodes MGPYSDSRLGPPDAERSSQPPKRRKKRYLRHDKPPYTYLAMIALVIQAAPSRRLKLAQIIRQVQAVFPFFRDDYEGWKDSIRHNLSSNRCFRKVPKDPAKPQAKGNFWAVDVSLIPAEALRLQNTALCRRWQNPGARRAFAKDLSPYVLHGQTYRPPTPHTPPSEGFSIKSLLGDPGEGACWPQQSQQPGQSSPTQAGIGCSGEDLVVPTPHLPSSERLLWPLCPLPVPTRMEEETSQGAIIGPRXLSPEPRTWPLHFLQSTSDSGGVSSGGCRASLWGQLPTSYLPIYTPNVVMPLAPLPSTSCPRCPPSTSPTYWGWASESQGSPRLLWDLDSLFQGVPPNKSIYDVWVSHPCDLAAPAPGWLLSWYSL; translated from the exons ATGGGGCCTTATAGCGATTCCCGTCTGGGGCCCCCGGATGCAGAGCGGTCCTCGCAGCCCcccaagaggagaaagaaaagataccTGCGGCATGACAAG CCCCCTTACACCTATTTGGCGATGATCGCCTTGGTGATTCAGGCCGCACCCTCCCGCAGGCTGAAGCTGGCCCAG ATCATCCGTCAGGTCCAGGCCGTGTTCCCTTTCTTCAGGGATGACTACGAGGGTTGGAAG GACTCCATCCGCCACAACCTTTCCTCCAACCGGTGCTTCCGCAAG GTGCCCAAGGACCCTGCGAAACCTCAGGCCAAGGGCAACTTCTGGGCCGTCGATGTGAGCCTCATCCCGGCCGAGGCGCTACGCCTGCAGAACACCGCCTTATGCCGGCGTTGGCAGAACCCGGGCGCGCGCAGAGCCTTCGCCAAGGACCTGAGTCCATACGTGCTGCATGGCCAGACCTACCGACCGCCCACTCCCCATACGCCACCCAGCGAGGGTTTCAGCATCAAGTCCCTGCTAGGGGACCCCGGGGAGGGGGCATGCTGGCCCCAACAGTCCCAG CAGCCTGGACAGAGCAGTCCAACTCAGGCAGGCATAGGGTGCAGTGGGGAGGACCTGGTGGTGCCCACTCCACACTTGCCCTCCTCTGAGAGGCTTCTGTGgcccctctgc cccctcccagTGCCCACAAGAATGGAGGAGGAGACTTCCCAGGGGGCAATCATTGGGCCTC GCCTatccccagagcccagaacctgGCCCTTGCACTTCCTGCAAAGTACCTCAGACTCTGGGGGAGTGTCCAGTGGGGGATGCAGGGCCTCCCTGTGGGGACAGCTGCCCACCTCCTACTTGCCCATCTACACACCCAACGTGGTAATGCCTTTAGCCCCACTACCATCCACTTCCTGTCCCCGGTGCCCACCTTCAACCAGCCCAACCTACTGGGGGTGGGCCTCTGAATCCCAAGGGTCTCCAAGGCTGCTCTGGGATCTAGACTCTCTCTTCCAGGGAGTACCACCCAACAAGAGCATCTATGATGTGTGGGTCAGCCACCCTTGTGACCTGGCTGCCCCTGCTCCAGGTTGGCTACTCTCCTGGTACAGCCTCTGA
- the Tmem276 gene encoding LOW QUALITY PROTEIN: transmembrane protein 276 (The sequence of the model RefSeq protein was modified relative to this genomic sequence to represent the inferred CDS: deleted 1 base in 1 codon): MALKPGGEWSTVLSHLVLGMVSLQGAVSSAQSSRGAAAGFLLQALAAASMLVPGLGTHEDCLAGAWVTTVIGLPLLAFDFHWVNGDRSSANLLLGGGMVLAVAGDHLGPEGCSVAGQAVLLVVAVTILIVAIFTANTYGMWGGAMLGVAGLLSRLEEERLLLLPKEDVCRWALAAGSWAYCRALHTQRLQWE, translated from the exons ATGGCCCTCAAGCCTGGGGGTGAGTGGAGCACAGTCCTGTCCCACCTGGTGCTGGGAATGGTGTCTCTTCAGGGAGCGGTGAGTTCTGCGCAG TCGAGTCGAGGGGCTGCTGCTGGTTTCCTGCTCCAGGCTTTGGCTGCTGCGTCCATGCTGGTCCCAGGGCTGGGCACACATGAAGATTGTCTTGCTGGAGCCTGGGTGACCACAGTCATCGGCCTGCCCCTCCTGGCCTTCGACTTCCACTGGGTGAACGGGGACCGCTCCTCTGCTAACCTACTCCTGGGCGGAGGCATGGTGCTGGCAGTGGCTGGTGACCACCTGGGTCCTGAAGGCTGTTCTGTGGCTGGTCAGGCAGTACTGTTGGTGGTAGCAGTGACCATCCTCATTGTGGCTATTTTTACAGCCAACACTTACGGGATGTGGGGTGGTGCGATGCTAGGTGTAGCAGGCCTCCTGAGCCGACTGGAGGAGgagaggctgctgctgctgccaaaGGAGGATGTCTGTCGCTGGGCC CTGGCAGCAGGCAGTTGGGCCTACTGCCGGGCTCTGCACACACAGCGCCTGCAATGGGAATGA